A genomic segment from Neobacillus sp. YX16 encodes:
- a CDS encoding YitT family protein: MFIFQKFIATIIGSLLLGIGVNGFLVPNHLIDGGILGIALILHYFYHFQTGMTMIALSAPICVLSILSEKSYFLSSLQGLLVSSLFIDLLSPLRHQFIISQLGSALIGGVIIGTGVGLMLRYKSSTGGTDLLAKIISGRFSLNLALVIILIDGIIVLAGFSVLETDSFLYSCVAITTVGITTFLIEKKY; this comes from the coding sequence ATGTTTATTTTTCAGAAATTTATAGCCACTATTATTGGCAGTTTGCTATTAGGAATTGGAGTAAACGGGTTTCTTGTGCCTAATCATTTAATTGATGGTGGAATCCTAGGAATTGCATTAATCCTTCATTATTTCTATCATTTTCAGACAGGAATGACCATGATCGCTTTGAGTGCCCCAATCTGTGTATTGTCAATACTGAGTGAGAAAAGTTATTTTCTTAGCAGTTTGCAGGGATTGTTGGTCTCTTCTTTATTTATTGATTTACTCTCACCGCTTCGTCATCAATTTATCATTTCACAGCTTGGTAGTGCGTTAATAGGAGGAGTCATCATTGGAACGGGAGTTGGTTTGATGCTGCGGTATAAGTCGAGTACAGGGGGTACGGACTTACTCGCAAAAATCATTTCTGGAAGGTTTTCTTTAAATTTAGCACTTGTCATTATACTAATCGATGGAATTATTGTTTTAGCAGGTTTTAGTGTACTGGAAACGGACAGCTTCCTTTATTCTTGTGTCGCTATAACCACTGTTGGGATAACAACTTTTCTGATTGAAAAGAAATATTGA
- a CDS encoding vanadium-dependent haloperoxidase produces MTCDLADKHRLGSPDIARVLGFLHASLNDAFVITWYFKYLWDVARPNQYSNDLSPVLSTPRFPSYPSAHATVAGCAEVLLSYFFPEEVSEIKGRMELSAQSRLYAGVHFKVDNDDGLDLGRQIGEVVVKVLRVQNVKLR; encoded by the coding sequence ATGACCTGTGATTTAGCAGACAAGCATAGGCTGGGGTCACCCGATATAGCTAGGGTGTTAGGATTTCTTCATGCTTCATTAAATGATGCATTTGTTATAACCTGGTATTTTAAATACCTTTGGGACGTGGCACGTCCAAACCAATATAGCAACGACCTATCTCCTGTTTTGTCAACACCTCGTTTTCCGTCCTATCCCTCTGCACACGCTACTGTGGCAGGTTGTGCAGAGGTTCTATTAAGTTATTTTTTTCCTGAAGAGGTATCTGAAATAAAGGGAAGAATGGAATTGAGTGCTCAATCTCGTCTATATGCAGGAGTCCATTTTAAAGTAGATAACGATGATGGATTAGATTTAGGCAGGCAAATTGGTGAAGTGGTTGTGAAAGTTTTAAGAGTGCAAAATGTAAAATTGAGGTAA
- a CDS encoding PLP-dependent aminotransferase family protein: MDWKPNRDSKMPIYKQLALYIETGIGDGTFPHDKPLPSERGLAKELGVNRSTVIAAYDELESNGLIDRNRGSGTTISKDIWGLSKKRIPSWNRYIEAGSFLPNLPVTQRIHKEMAEHSLINLASGELSQDLFPMHSLREITSNRSFIGSLGYDHPKGNAILRQTLSNHVRQFRGIETNPSSILVTSGAQQALHLVVQCLLKPGDAVAIENPSYHYNLPVFKSAGIKTYDLMGDQNGIDPNDITALYKKHRIRMIFLNPIFQNPTGTLMSEERRKKVIEISSEYGIPVVEDDPYSLTSFTGEKIHTLKSLDHYGNVLYISSLTKIVASGLRIGWIIGPKAVIERLSDAKQQVDFGHASYTQWIANDFLDSTNFESHIKNLVIHLESRRNQIVNSLQTYLNDQVDFYIPKGGIHIWCRIKKEFNEIHLLEESIKRGVIYVPGLTMGSEKGFVRFTFSRENEVDINEGIRRFADALKAVSKK, translated from the coding sequence ATGGATTGGAAACCGAATAGAGATTCAAAAATGCCTATTTATAAACAACTTGCTTTATATATTGAGACCGGAATTGGTGATGGAACTTTTCCGCATGATAAACCTCTACCTTCCGAAAGAGGTTTGGCTAAGGAACTTGGTGTAAATAGAAGCACAGTGATCGCTGCTTATGATGAATTGGAATCAAATGGTCTGATTGATCGAAATAGGGGCAGCGGAACAACCATCAGTAAAGATATTTGGGGCCTTTCCAAGAAACGGATCCCAAGTTGGAACCGATATATTGAGGCAGGTTCGTTTTTACCAAATTTGCCTGTTACGCAAAGAATACACAAAGAAATGGCCGAGCATAGCCTAATAAATTTAGCTAGTGGTGAATTGTCTCAGGATCTCTTTCCGATGCATTCATTACGAGAGATTACTTCTAATCGGTCCTTTATTGGATCATTAGGATACGACCATCCCAAAGGTAATGCTATCCTGCGGCAAACCCTTTCGAACCATGTTAGGCAGTTTCGTGGAATTGAAACGAACCCATCATCGATACTAGTTACATCCGGTGCACAACAAGCGCTGCATCTGGTTGTACAATGTTTGTTAAAACCTGGGGACGCTGTCGCGATTGAAAATCCTTCCTATCATTACAATCTACCAGTGTTTAAATCAGCAGGAATCAAAACATATGACTTAATGGGAGATCAAAATGGAATTGATCCCAATGATATAACTGCATTGTATAAAAAACATAGAATCCGAATGATTTTTTTAAACCCTATTTTTCAAAATCCAACCGGTACATTAATGTCTGAAGAAAGACGCAAAAAGGTTATTGAAATATCATCTGAATATGGAATTCCCGTTGTTGAGGATGATCCTTACAGTCTAACCTCTTTTACAGGAGAAAAAATTCATACCCTTAAATCATTAGATCATTATGGGAATGTTTTATATATTAGCTCCCTGACCAAAATCGTAGCATCAGGTTTGAGGATAGGCTGGATTATAGGTCCAAAAGCGGTAATCGAAAGGTTATCAGATGCCAAGCAGCAGGTTGATTTTGGACATGCCAGTTACACCCAATGGATTGCAAATGACTTTCTAGATTCGACGAACTTCGAATCACATATTAAGAATTTAGTTATTCATTTAGAAAGTAGAAGAAATCAAATTGTCAATAGCCTTCAAACTTATCTAAACGACCAAGTAGATTTTTATATTCCTAAAGGCGGAATTCATATCTGGTGCAGGATAAAAAAAGAATTTAATGAAATTCATTTACTCGAAGAGTCCATTAAACGGGGAGTCATTTATGTGCCTGGTTTAACCATGGGTTCTGAAAAAGGATTTGTCCGTTTTACGTTTTCACGGGAAAATGAAGTAGATATTAACGAAGGAATACGAAGGTTTGCGGATGCTCTAAAGGCTGTTTCCAAGAAATGA